The following DNA comes from Amycolatopsis albispora.
GGGGGCCAGCAGCCAGGTCAGCACCGGCCGGTGCTTGGACCGCAGCAGGTGGTTCGCCTTGTATTCGAGCGCGGGGGAGCGGATGCGGCCGCGGATCTCGGTCAGGCAGGCCGCGGCGGCGGCCGGGCTCAGCGCCACCCCGGCGTGGGCGAAGACGTCGGTTTCCCCGCCGATGAGCTTTTCGCCCTCGGACCCCGATTCGTCGCAGGCGATCTCGACGAACGGCCGTTCGTCGTCACGCATGCGGGTGATCGTAACCCCTGATACCCCGCCACCGGCTCAGGCGACCGGCCGCACGCCCTGCCCGATGGCCGAGGCCAGGAAGCACCAGCCGCGGGAGACGGTCAGGCAGGGCAGGTGCCGTTCCCGCAGGCGCTTCAGCCGCGGCTCGTCGCCGTGCAGCAGTTCCTGGTCGACCACACCGCAGATGACCCCGTCCGCTACCTCATCCGCCGCGATCACCCCGTGCCGCCCGGCCCAGGCGGCCAGTTCGCGGATCGCGGCGGAGTCGCCGAGGTAGACCACCTTCAGCGCGGTGCTGGCTCTTCGTTCTTCGGCAGGCATCACTCGCTCCACTTCCTCGCCGGTGGCGCTGCCCGGCGGAATAGCCGGAACCGCTCCCGGTCAAACCGTTGAACACCCGGGGCCGGGCGGTTCGCCAGTACTTTTCCACCGAATCGATCGAGTGTTCCGCCGGATGGCAACCGTGGAACGTCCTTTGTAGACGCCGGGGCATGTTGGTGAAGGGTGTGCACCCGGTTGGGAATCTTCTGACAAAACCGGACAAGGTGTGCCGGTCGTCTTGACGGGGACATTGGTCTAGTCCATTGTCGGTGGGCATACCAGGTCGCGGAGCGTGTCCGGACGCGGACCGGCCGCGACTGCCCGGTCCCCACCAGGCATGGAGGCACTATGTCCATCCGCAAGTCCATTCACCGGAAGCTGGCCGTGGTGGCGGCTTCACTGGCCGCGGGCGCGCTCGCGGTGGTGCTGCCGTCGGTCGCTTCGGCGGGTTCCGAAACCACCGGAACGGCCGAAGGCGACGTGAACGCCGCCGCGTTCGTGGTCAGCGAGGCCCAGTTCAACCAGATGTTCCCGAACCGGAACCCGTTTTACACCTACAGCGGGCTGACCGCCGCGATGAGCTCGTACCCCGGCTTCGCCAACACCGGCAGTGACACGGTGAAGAAGCAGGAAGCGGCCGCGTTCCTGGCCAACGTCAACCACGAGACCGGTGGCCTGGTCCACATCGTGGAGCAGAACCAGGACAACTACCCGCACTACTGCGACGCCACCCAGCCCTACGGCTGCCCGGCCGGGCAGGCCGCCTACTACGGCCGCGGCCCGGTCCAGCTCAGCTGGAACTTCAACTACAAGGCCGCGGGTGACGCGCTGGGCATCGACCTGCTCAACAACCCGTACCTGGTGCAGAACGACGCGGCCGTGGCCTGGCGGACCGGCCTCTGGTACTGGAACACCCAGAGCGGCCCCGGCACGATGACCCCGCACGACGCGATGGTCAACGGCCGCGGCTTCGGGGAGACCATCCGCAGCATCAACGGCGCGCTCGAATGCGACGGCAAGAACCCCGGCCAGGTGCAGAGCCGGGTCACCGCGTACCAGAACTTCGCCGCGGTGCTCGGCGTCGACCCCGGCGGCAACCTCTACTGCTGAGCCTGCTGACGCTCACCCCGGCGGGGCCGCCGCCGGGGTGAGCTGTCGGGTGTGCCCGCTTGGGCCTAGACAGCGTCTTACATACTGCATACAGTCTACAGATCGTGGATCTGTACGAGTACCAAGCCAAGGAGCTGTTCTCGGCGCACGGAGTACCGGTCGGCCCGCAGCGCGTGGTCACCGCTCCCGGCGCCGCCGTCGACGCGGCCGCGGAATTCGGCACTCCCGTGGTCCTCAAGGCACAGGTGAAAACCGGCGGGCGCGGCAAAGCCGGGGGAGTGAAGCTCGCCAGCACTCCCGAAGCCGTGCGTGCCGGTGCCGAGGCGATCCTCGGCATGGACATCAAGGGGCACGTGGTGCGCCGCCTGCTGGTCACCCCGGCCGCTGACATCCGCGCGGAGTTCTACGTCTCCTTCCTGCTCGACCGCGCCGGGCGCAGCTTTCTCGCGCTGGCTTCGGCCGAGGGCGGGGTGGACATCGAGGAGAACCCGGATTCGCTGGCCAGGGTGCCCGTCGACGCCATCGCGGGCGTCGACCTGGCCAAGGCCAAGGAGATCGCGGCCGCCGCCGGGCTGCCCGACGACGCCGCAGGCGTGCTGGTGAAGCTGTGGGAGGTCTTCGTCGCGGAGGACGCCACGCTGGTCGAGGTGAATCCGCTGGCCCGTGCTGGCGACGGCGAGATCGTCGCGCTGGACGGGAAGGTCACCCTCGACGCCAACGCCGCCTTCCGCCACCCGGAGCACGCCGCGCTGGAGGACACCGAAACCGAGGAACCGCTCGAATCGGCGGCGAAGGCCAAGGGGCTCAACTACGTCAAGCTCGACGGCCAGGTCGGCGTGATCGGCAACGGCGCCGGGCTGGTGATGTCCACTTTGGACGTGGTGGCCGGGGCGGGCGCGGCACCGGCGAACTTCCTCGACATCGGCGGTGGCGCGTCGGCCGAGGTGATGGCCGCCGGGCTGGAGATCATTCTCTCCGATCCGGCGGTGCGCAGCGTGCTGGTGAACGTGTTCGGCGGGATCACCGCCTGCGACGCGGTCGCCGACGGCATCGTCAAGGCCTTCGACCTGCTCGGCACCGTGGAGCGGCCGATCGTGGTGCGCCTGGACGGCAACAACGCCGAGGCGGGCCGCGAAATCCTCGACCGCGCCGCCCTGCCGGGGCTGATCAGGGCCGACACCATGGACTCCGCCGCGCGGCGCGCGGCCGAACTAGCCGGAGCGTGAGCCGATGGCCATCTTTCTCACCGAGCACTCCAGGATCATCGTCCAGGGCATGACCGGGTCCGAGGGCCGCAAGCACACCGCGCGCATGCTCGCGGCCGGCGCGACCGTGGTCGGCGGGGTGACCCCCGGCCGCGGCGGGCAGACCGCCGAGATCGGCGGTCAGCGGTTGCCGGTCTACGACGACGTCGGCAAGGCGATGGTGGAAACCGGCGCGGACACCTCGGTCATCTTCGTGCCGCCGAAGTTCGCGAAGGACGCGGTCCTCGAGGCGATCGACGCGGAGATCGGGCTGGCGGTGGTGATCACCGAGGGCATCCCGGTGCACGATTCGGCGTATTT
Coding sequences within:
- a CDS encoding chitinase; amino-acid sequence: MSIRKSIHRKLAVVAASLAAGALAVVLPSVASAGSETTGTAEGDVNAAAFVVSEAQFNQMFPNRNPFYTYSGLTAAMSSYPGFANTGSDTVKKQEAAAFLANVNHETGGLVHIVEQNQDNYPHYCDATQPYGCPAGQAAYYGRGPVQLSWNFNYKAAGDALGIDLLNNPYLVQNDAAVAWRTGLWYWNTQSGPGTMTPHDAMVNGRGFGETIRSINGALECDGKNPGQVQSRVTAYQNFAAVLGVDPGGNLYC
- the sucC gene encoding ADP-forming succinate--CoA ligase subunit beta: MDLYEYQAKELFSAHGVPVGPQRVVTAPGAAVDAAAEFGTPVVLKAQVKTGGRGKAGGVKLASTPEAVRAGAEAILGMDIKGHVVRRLLVTPAADIRAEFYVSFLLDRAGRSFLALASAEGGVDIEENPDSLARVPVDAIAGVDLAKAKEIAAAAGLPDDAAGVLVKLWEVFVAEDATLVEVNPLARAGDGEIVALDGKVTLDANAAFRHPEHAALEDTETEEPLESAAKAKGLNYVKLDGQVGVIGNGAGLVMSTLDVVAGAGAAPANFLDIGGGASAEVMAAGLEIILSDPAVRSVLVNVFGGITACDAVADGIVKAFDLLGTVERPIVVRLDGNNAEAGREILDRAALPGLIRADTMDSAARRAAELAGA